The nucleotide window AGTGGGATGAATATCGTAAACTTTACATTATCACCAAAAGTTTTAGGCATAAAGAAAGGGGACAGACCAGGTTTAGTCAATCCCCTAGAATACTATCTTAAGAGTTTGTGATTCGATATAAATGTAGAGCCGTATACGAGACCCGTACGTACGGTTCAATGAGAGGGGCGAAAGTTAAAACTTTCCCTCTACTCTATTATTCTTCCCAATCATATACTGGATATCCTGATCCTTCAAATTCATAATATTGCGGATACCGTTCCTTGTAGGCATCGACTTCTGCTCGTGCCAGATCCGGATAATTGGTAATCAGTCCGCTGACGCCCATATCCAGGTAGTTTCTCATTTTATCATAGTCATCCACGGTCCAGACATACACCGGCATCCAGGCCCGTCCCGCCTGTTCGAGAAAGCTCACCGAAATCTGACTTTCCTCCACAGCCAGAAAATCAATATTCCAGTTCCAAATTCGATAGTCCATTTCGCCGGCTGTTCCATAAACACAATATCCAATCCACCATTGCGGACGAAGCCGCTGCAGGATCTGTACTGCTTCGTAGTCGATCGACATAAAAATAGCCCGCGATACAAAATCTTCTTTTTCCACGACATCAATAATTTTCTCAGCCATTTCTTTTTGATTGCCGTTTACAGGTTTCAATTCAATTAACAACCCGGTTTCCTCTTCCCAGGTTTTCATCGCCGCGATCAGCTGCTGCAGCGTTGGAATTTTCCCTAACTTACCATCGGTATCCGTCAATGTCAGCGCCTGCAGCTGTTCCACTGTCAAATCCGCAACTTTTTTATTCACTCCCGCTAACCGTGACAACGTTGCATCATGGAAAACGACCGGAATCCCATCAGCACTCAGCTGGATGTCAATTTCCGCATAATCCGCCTGAGCGATAGCCGCCTGGCGAACGCTTTCAATCGTATTTTCCAGGGCATAAATGGATCCGCGGTGACCGATTGACCAGGGCTGATGTTCACGGGATAAAGGGCGAAGATAGAGATCAGCGCTGTACAGCACGGTTAAAATCATCAGTATCCGGATTAGCCAAGGATGCCGCTGCACAATCCGTCGCCGGCTTAACCAGCCATGAATTTTTTGATAGACCCAATCCAGCTTGCTGAAAGTCGTCAAATGCAGCTTCTGCACCATATATCCTAAAAGATACAGCACGCCGACGATAAGAATGATTGGCAATAGAACAGAGATGAAATCAGGAAAGACTGCGGAAAGGAAAAAGTATAAGATAAAGACCGCTGTCAGACCGCTGAGCCAGGGATGACGATGAATCCATTGATGGAAGCCCTCCCAGGATTTTACTTTCTGAACACTCGCTGCGGTTACTCCGCGAACACGCTGAACAGCTTCATTGAGTTTCTCCGCTTCTTCGCTTTCCGGTTCTTCTTCCAGCATAACCACGCCCTGTGCAGAAACCAGACGAACCAGAAAATACAGAAATGCCAGACTCATCAAGAAAAAGCCGAACTGAATTAATAATGACTGCGTTAAATAGAGGCGAAAGGTTGGCGACATAATTAAATTTTTCAAAAAAAAGCGATTGAAATCAGAGTTGATCAGCAATGCCTTTGGCAGGAAGTTGACGATCAGCCATTCCGCCAAAAACCAAACGCCGCATCCTAGCGCCAGCTTAGTCTTTGCCTTGTTGGTCAGCTGCTTCCAAATCTGAATATTTTTACGAACAGCCTGGCTGAGTTTCAAACGTTGAAAGATCATCAACAACGGCACAAAGATCAGAACAATACCGGCACCATACAGACAAATCCAAAAAGCACCGACGAGCATCCGGCCTCCGGCTGTCAGCTGTAATTCGCCGATGACAAAGTCTGGTACACGCAGCCGCGGAATCAGCGAATTGATATAAACCAGATGGACAGCGGGCAGAAACAGGGCATAATACAAGGTGCATAAAGGCAGCTGCAGATTGCGGATTCCTTTTAATGAGAATACAGACTGTCGGCAGGCTTCACGAATAGAGAGCGATTCTTGACGTTGGCCTTTGTCAATCAGATGAAGGATAACGCCCAATTCAAAAACAATCAGTCCCGTACCGACCAGCATATAAAACAATGCCAGCAAAATACCAGGCACCGATAAAAATCCCATTACAATCTCGGAGTTAAAGGTCATTCCTGAACGAGCCCGACTGAGATAAAGACGAAGCAGCTGTCCCAACAACGGATTGACAAACAAATATAAACAAATTCGATAAATAATTTCAAACTGAATAATTTTTCCCAGCCACGGACACTTCTTTCTCATTATTGGAATCTCCTTTAAGCTGTCTTATTATACCACGTTTGCTTTTAAAGATTTCAATCAGATCCATTTTCCGATAAAAAGGGATCCTTCATTCTTAGATTGATTATTGAAATGACATCATGTGACAAAAAAAACGTCAGCTTATTTACTGACGTTAAAGAAGCGAGAAAGGATTGGGGTTTCTGCAGAAATTGACAATCCTTTTTTTGATCATTCAGCATTTTTCATATTGCTTCCGAAATCCATTCTCAGGCTTTCTCAGACTGTGCAGCGAAATTGATTTCAGCTTGATCTGCCAATCTGTCCAACATGGCGGATTGATTAGGCCTGGGATAATTCCTGTATGACATTCAAAAATTCCCGCCGGGTATCAGCGCTTAAGGTATCCTGCAGCGATTCATAAGTCATTCCATCAAAGGAGGGGCCTGCAACATAATGACTGTATCCCTGCGAATAACAAATCAGAGCACTGCGGCCTGGAATCGTGGCGGTATTGTATTCGCTAAAAAGTTCAAATTCGCTAAAAATCAAACGGAAAGGACCAATCTTCCAGGCTGTAAACGTTGTTTCGTGACGCAGTTTTTCCGGATGAGCCAGGTTCTCGCGGCTTCGTTCTATCCCATATTGCAGCGTGATGCGTTCCCGCTCACTGTAATACTCAGGGATCACAAGCTCCGAGGGATCTTTCAGCTCATGATTCAGCTTAACAAGGCGTTCGCTGTAACCCAACTCGACTGGAAATAAAGGGGCTGGTTTATTTAACAGACGATCAAATTCTTCAGCCATCCAAAAACCGAATTGTTCCATCTGTGCAGGTGTTTGTTCCTTACGGGTAAACCGGGTACTGACATCGCCTGCCGCTGACTGCAGAAACGAAAAGAATTCATCCGGATACTGTGCATCCAGCTGCCGCATGGCATAGCCTGGGTATTCTGAAGTGAAGAAGGGTGTATCCCCATTCAGTGATGTAGGATGACAGTTATAAATCAACAGAGAAGCAATCCGTTTTTCATTTTCATAAAAACACAGCGCATGCGCAAAAATTTGATCCGTTGTCCAATGACTGATGCGGCTTTGGCCAATTCGGGTAAACGGTTCAGCCACATAGCTGCACGTCAGCTCAGCCTCACGCAGGGTCAGCGGAATTAAGGCTTCACACACCTGATCCCGCACCTGATTGCGATAGCTTTCTACCCGCATGTCCGGCGCAAAATGGGTATGCGTCCCGCTGATGATGACATACGTCGCAAGGCCCCAGGCTTGTTCCAAACGCTCGCGAACATCCTGGACTAAGGTGATCGGTGCCTGCAGGGAATCCAAAGCGATATGCACATAACGGCTGCCGTTCTGTTCCAGCACGAGGATCCGCGCATACAGCGGATCACGCACAGTGTCCAAGGGCTGAACCTGCTGCGCAAAACCCGCCGCCCGTATCGGTTCACGAGGATTGATGTTGAGTTTAACTGTTTGAATTTTCATTCTTTTCCTCCCGGATTTTCTCCTTTTTTCCTTTCAGTTTTCCTTCCAGCTTACGCGGCTTTTCCCGTTTCAGGCCGCCCGGCCGGGAAATCCTGAAAATAACGCCATTATTAAGATTTTCAGCTTCCGCCCGATAACCATACGTTGTGCAGACACGGTAGACAATCGACAATCCGAGTCCGAATTTCCCATCCGTGCCTTTTTCATACGGTTTAAACAGTTTGCTTAAACGTTCTTCACTCATAAGCGGTCCGTCATTCGCCACGGTCAGTTCTTTTTCATTCAATGTGATTACAATTTCATGCGTAGCATAACGAATGGAGTTATCCAGCAGATTTTCAACAACGACACGCCATGGATCCTCTTCGCCATGGAAATAAATCTTTTCCAGCTGAGTTGAAATTTCCAGCTCGGGCCGAATCACTTTTAAGGAAAGAATCGCTTTGTTGATCACAGCGCTCATATCCAGCGTATCCCCTGCCATCCCATCATCCGTCAGATAGCCCAGTTTGTTCAGCATGATCAAGCTGTACACTTTCTTTTCCAGACGATCGGCGTGTTCAATGATCACATCTACGCTCTTCTCCAGCGTTTCATACGGATAGATCCCGTCTTTGATGCTTTCGCCATAGGATTTAATCGTTGCGATCGGTGTTTTCAGATCATGCGAGATATTCTGAATCATTTCTTCCTTAATCTTTTCCTGCTTATCCAGCTCTTCTTTCATCGCGACTAGGGCCTGCGCCACCTGTCCGATTTCATCCCGCCTTTCGATATGCAGCTCGGCTTCCTCACCGCGGCTGACCTTTTCAATGTAATTACGGATTTGATTCAGCGGATGAATCAGCGAGCTGATCCACAGCATCAGGCAGACAAACAACAGAGAAACGACCAGCACATTGAGATTGATGACACTGTTCAGCAGCATATTTTTAAAATCACTGCGATAACTGTCGCTCATTAACGAAATTAAGATCGTGTGCGAATCCAATCGTGCCAGCGAATAAAAGTACGTCTTGCGATCCTGCACATAGGCTCGATCAGCAACCTCCTGAGCCAATCCATCCCCTTCTTCCAGCAGATGGGAAATCAGCTGCGGATCCAGCGATGTAGTGCCAATTTTGGAAAACTGCCGTGTTTCCTTATCGTAAAACAGGTGAATAATGCTGGGATCTGTATTCTCGGCAATTTCCTCAATATCCATATTCATCGAATAGTTGAAAGCAATATTGTTCTGTGCCCGATGCAGCATACTGTACATTTGCTTTTCAACAAATTCATTCACATTTTCCGACAGATAAACGAAGAAAAACACGGTGAAGACGGTGACGACCAGGAAGATCAGCGTCAGCAGCTGCTGGGACAGCGACAGCTCTTTGAGCCAGATACGTAATCGTTTCATTTATCCCAGCCGATATCCGAACCCGTAAATCGTATGGATACTCAAATTCGGCATCTTTTTCCGCAGCCGCCGCAGCGTATCATCCACGACCCGATCCGAGCCAAAATAATTGACATCCCAAACCTGTTCAAGTATCTGTTCACGTAAAAACGCGGTTCCCTTATTTTTAACAAACAGCATTAACAGATCGAACTCTTTCGTTGTCAAATCCAGTTCGCGGCCTTTTTCAAAGACGAGCCGTTGAGCTTCATCAATTTCATAACCATCAACCACAATCCGATTCGCGTCTTCCTTATAGGTTCGCTTCATAATGTTATTGAT belongs to Holdemania massiliensis and includes:
- a CDS encoding glycerophosphodiester phosphodiesterase, with translation MRKKCPWLGKIIQFEIIYRICLYLFVNPLLGQLLRLYLSRARSGMTFNSEIVMGFLSVPGILLALFYMLVGTGLIVFELGVILHLIDKGQRQESLSIREACRQSVFSLKGIRNLQLPLCTLYYALFLPAVHLVYINSLIPRLRVPDFVIGELQLTAGGRMLVGAFWICLYGAGIVLIFVPLLMIFQRLKLSQAVRKNIQIWKQLTNKAKTKLALGCGVWFLAEWLIVNFLPKALLINSDFNRFFLKNLIMSPTFRLYLTQSLLIQFGFFLMSLAFLYFLVRLVSAQGVVMLEEEPESEEAEKLNEAVQRVRGVTAASVQKVKSWEGFHQWIHRHPWLSGLTAVFILYFFLSAVFPDFISVLLPIILIVGVLYLLGYMVQKLHLTTFSKLDWVYQKIHGWLSRRRIVQRHPWLIRILMILTVLYSADLYLRPLSREHQPWSIGHRGSIYALENTIESVRQAAIAQADYAEIDIQLSADGIPVVFHDATLSRLAGVNKKVADLTVEQLQALTLTDTDGKLGKIPTLQQLIAAMKTWEEETGLLIELKPVNGNQKEMAEKIIDVVEKEDFVSRAIFMSIDYEAVQILQRLRPQWWIGYCVYGTAGEMDYRIWNWNIDFLAVEESQISVSFLEQAGRAWMPVYVWTVDDYDKMRNYLDMGVSGLITNYPDLARAEVDAYKERYPQYYEFEGSGYPVYDWEE
- a CDS encoding HAMP domain-containing sensor histidine kinase, with protein sequence MKRLRIWLKELSLSQQLLTLIFLVVTVFTVFFFVYLSENVNEFVEKQMYSMLHRAQNNIAFNYSMNMDIEEIAENTDPSIIHLFYDKETRQFSKIGTTSLDPQLISHLLEEGDGLAQEVADRAYVQDRKTYFYSLARLDSHTILISLMSDSYRSDFKNMLLNSVINLNVLVVSLLFVCLMLWISSLIHPLNQIRNYIEKVSRGEEAELHIERRDEIGQVAQALVAMKEELDKQEKIKEEMIQNISHDLKTPIATIKSYGESIKDGIYPYETLEKSVDVIIEHADRLEKKVYSLIMLNKLGYLTDDGMAGDTLDMSAVINKAILSLKVIRPELEISTQLEKIYFHGEEDPWRVVVENLLDNSIRYATHEIVITLNEKELTVANDGPLMSEERLSKLFKPYEKGTDGKFGLGLSIVYRVCTTYGYRAEAENLNNGVIFRISRPGGLKREKPRKLEGKLKGKKEKIREEKNENSNS